Proteins from a single region of Punica granatum isolate Tunisia-2019 chromosome 8, ASM765513v2, whole genome shotgun sequence:
- the LOC116188746 gene encoding glycine-rich cell wall structural protein 1.0-like: protein MIISFPSLPHGFDQRDVLLELYVGSVITIVCLALMGTCLDKDNDGGSYGILHGNTIEILRMRKEAVKRSRLLKGWGPGWGVMAANDSPNPPVSAKHGGYILPPRRGGGGGERLTGGLWPRGGGGAGDRPHGGGGGGDRTGGGGGGDGGGGELIGGGGGGDGGGGDLTGGGGGGGDLIGGGGGGGEGGGGDVTGGRGGWGDGGGGDVTGGDGGGGEGGGGDVTGGGGLIGGGGGGEDLTGGGGGGGEGGGGDVTGGGGGWGDGEGGDVTGGGGGGGEGGGGDVTGGGGLTGGGGGVGDLTGEGGGGGEGGGGDVTGGGDQRL from the exons ATGATAATTTCATTCCCTTCACTTCCTCATGGGTTCGACCAGCGAGATGTTCTTCTCGAGCTGTATGTTGGGTCTGTTATTACTATTGTCTGTTTGGCTCTTATGGGAACCTGTCTGGATAAAGATAATGATGGCGGCTCATACGGCATCCTCCATGGCAACACCATCGAGATTCTTCGGATGAGGAAGGAAGCCGTAAAGAGATCTCGACTTCTAAAGGGGTGGGGGCCGGGATGGGGCGTCATGGCCGCCAACGACAGCCCCAACCCCCCAGTCTCTgcta AGCATGGAGGCTATATCCTCCCTCCTCGCCGAGGCGGAGGCGGAGGCGAACGCCTCACGGGTGGTCTATGGCCTCGTGGTGGAGGTGGTGCTGGAGACCGCCCTCAtggtggaggtggtggtggagaCCGCACTGGGGGTGGCGGCGGAGGAGATGGCGGGGGCGGAGAACTCATTGGGGGTGGCGGTGGAGGAGATGGTGGGGGTGGGGACCTAACTGGGGGTGGTGGCGGGGGTGGAGACTTAATTGGGGGAGGCGGTGGTGGAGGAGAAGGCGGGGGTGGAGATGTAACTGGGGGACGAGGCGGTTGGGGAGACGGCGGGGGTGGAGATGTAACTGGGGGAGACGGTGGTGGTGGAGAGGGCGGGGGTGGAGACGTCACTGGGGGAGGAGGCTTGATTGGGGGTGGTGGCGGGGGTGAAGACTTAACTGGGGGAGGCGGTGGTGGAGGAGAAGGCGGGGGTGGAGATGTAACTGGGGGAGGAGGCGGTTGGGGAGACGGCGAGGGTGGAGACGTAACTGGGGGAGGCGGTGGTGGAGGAGAGGGCGGGGGTGGAGACGTCACTGGGGGAGGAGGCTTAACAGGGGGTGGTGGCGGGGTTGGAGACTTAACTGGGGAAGGCGGTGGTGGAGGAGAAGGCGGGGGTGGAGATGTAACTGGGGGAGGAGACCAAAGGTTATGA
- the LOC116188974 gene encoding leucine-rich repeat extensin-like protein 3, whose product MGSSMASIMATVLVVATFFLIQPSQTAAANTEGFPFFPLPKLPFPFPRRSPPPPPPRAVCTCPPPPPVQSPPPPPPPMLSPPPPSPPPPPPPVTSPPPPSPQPPPPPVTSPPPPSPPPPPPPVKSPPPPPPPVKPPPPVTSPPPPSPPPPPPPVTSPPPPSPRPPPPPVMSPPPPPPVKSPPPPPPPVWSPPPPSPPPPPPVRSPPPPPPRGRSPPPPPPRGSRPPVRPPPPRRGGRI is encoded by the coding sequence ATGGGGTCTTCCATGGCCAGTATAATGGCCACTGTGCTTGTGGTGGCAACGTTCTTCCTTATCCAGCCGTCCCAAACTGCTGCAGCTAACACGGAAGGATTCCCTTTCTTTCCTCTCCCTAAGTTACCCTTTCCTTTCCCCAGGAGATCACCGCCTCCTCCACCACCCCGAGCGGTCTGTACCTGTCCACCTCCTCCACCGGTGCAGTCTCCACCCCCACCGCCTCCACCTATGCTATCTCCACCCCCACCTTCTCCTCCACCACCGCCTCCCCCAGTTACGTCTCCACCCCCGCCATCTCCCCAACCGCCTCCTCCCCCAGTTACATCTCCACCCCCACCTTCTCCTCCACCGCCGCCTCCCCCAGTTAAGTCTCCACCCCCGCCACCACCCCCAGTTAAGCCTCCTCCCCCAGTGACATCTCCACCCCCGCCTTCTCCTCCACCACCGCCTCCCCCAGTTACGTCTCCACCCCCACCGTCTCCCCGACCGCCTCCTCCCCCAGTGATGTCTCCACCACCGCCTCCCCCAGTTAAGTCTCCGCCCCCGCCGCCACCCCCAGTTTGGTCCCCACCCCCGCCATCTCCTCCACCGCCACCCCCAGTGCGGtctccaccaccacctccaccaCGAGGGCGGtctccaccaccacctccaccaCGAGGCAGTAGACCACCCGTGAGGCCGCCTCCGCCTCGGCGAGGAGGGAGGATATAG